AACCTTTGCATGATTTATGtacatatattttgtttgttacCTCTTCTATCCTTGTATAGGAGCCAAAATTCTTATAATCATATTATATAAGTTGAAAAACTAGATCTGGTGCTTTTGTGGTCTCAACTTATATATAGGCCATTTAGACTCTACAAACTAGTAGGTTCTCAATAAATTAATACTGTAGATAAAACACTAAAGATGACTTTCCAAcgctgcaaatttttttttctctctccccctccccACGCCGCAGGTGGCcctaacttaagcttttggaacaaGTAGTGATTCTTTCCTTTATGTCTTGTTTTTTGCTGCTTTGGGTGGTCCTTAACAGGAGTTGCAGGATCCTTCttctatttccttttttctttttggttaagGTTGTGAGTTATATTCTAAAATATGTATTCCTTTTTTCTCCCCTTAAAGTTCAATGACGTATTCCTTGCAAACGTCAGAAACCCTTCCAGAATGCCAGCAATGAGGTCGTGCATGGTGTGCAACCTAGAAGCTGAGACATGTATTGGTGTCACAAGTAGAGATAGACAACACCAAGAAATAAGTTTGAAGATCCTTGAAACAGCATTGCGGTTTCTATTACCGCTATCACACCAATCATTTGAATTTGTGGCTGCAGATGCTGgcatgttttattttgcaaaatGTCATGGTATCATTTTGCTACCCTTAAATATTTTCTCTAGGGACAGACAACatctttaagaaataaaagagaaaagacaGAAGAATAGAAGTTATGAAGAAAATGTTGTTCAATGCTCTCAATAGCCTTTTTATTTGGTTAGCAACTTTTTAAGGAACTTTAGGTTTAACTGTGTAACTTCTTTGCCGTACTGATTAGTAGTGTTGTTATATAAGCTAAGCTAGTATGGAAGCCATTTCTGGTCTGGCCTTTGTTAAAATGTAAAATGATACAATTCATAACTGGCAGTGCCATAATAACTATGCcttttaatttgataaacaCAATCAAATGGAAACTGCAATTGCTTGGTGAGTTTTTATGTGGGGGTGTATGCAACTGTACAAACATGCGCACATGCACCATTCAAATATATATCAGCATGGTCTGGAACTTTTTGAATGTCTTACCTCAAACGCTGTATTATGTATgcgaatttttttgttgatatcTTATTTTCTGCTTTGACGTCTAattattgttttctttcaatGGCAGATGGGCTTTACATAGCAACCGTTTCACATGATCGGACAATCAAGCTGTGGTCTAGCAGTAGCCATGAGAAGGAACAGGCTATGGATGTGGACTGTTGCTAAAGatgataattttgttttctttactcTCTCAAATTCAATCTGCTCTTCTTGAACCAAGATCTGACGCAAGCTGTGTTAGCTGGATATTCCAACAAGTATAAGATGTAACAAgtaagaaatttaaaaagatgagTTCTAAGAAGCTGAGAATGCTGCTAAGTTGTCGAGCATGCCTCAAGTACAAAAAGTTTCTACCaatgtttcattttcttgtgCTTAGCCATCTAGCAACTGCCTCAGCTGACTTGACTGCAAAGCTGTGGAATGCTTTGAAGGGTCTGTCCTGAAGAAAAGAGGGCCAGCCTGACTGTGACGACTATCATCCATCGGGGAAGACTTTGGGGTTGGGGTTTTCTGTacgagtttttattttttatggtcaACATGACGGACCATTGGCAGCATCCATCTTGTGGTCTTGTTGAGGCAGTTAAGACACttggttctttttcttttggttttccttcaaattagtTTGAAGTAAATTCCACCTATCTAATCTATTAACATGATATTTTGGAGTTTAGAGTATGCGATTTTCATGTGCATTTTGAATACATGCATTTGAGCATGTGATtcttttggaggaaaacttggttcttttcttttttcctaaaatcaGAATGTGACATTATTATGAATACGTACATTGTGTGTATGCATAGGGGTAAACTTACGTTGGTTTCTCCCATTAAGTCCACTAGgagatacttttttttatttttatttttaaaggatCCCATATTAAGATTAGGTAGATCATACtaatcttcacaaaaaatcagaTAATTTTAATGAGTAAACAATTGGTCTAAATTTTCATTCACTACAACaatctaatgaattttgagCGGTTTTTGGTAATTAGGAATTAAGGTCATCATCTCCATTCAAACTTCTATACATTTGTCGTACGAGATGTATTCAATATTGAGTTCCTATTTCGTAATTGTTGACATGATAATTTCTCAGAGACCTAACGAAGCAAAGATTTCACCATACATGTAAGACTTGTTCTCTGAATCACATGTACATCAATGTCTTGTGGGCATGCATACGGTAATTTATGAAGGTACACCATCTCATTCGATTGAAGATAGCGTGGAATCGCCAATGGCCGACTCAAGCATTGCTGTTGTGTAGCAAATCAGTGAAGTGGTGGTTTATGCATTCATTCTCAACCACTATCTAAAATATTGATCATACAAACAAATAATTCTCAACAGGGTACACGCTAATCAGAAAACGATCCGATTTATTATTGGACCGACTTCTTTTTTAGGCTTCTAACAACCACAAATGTTCCAAAATTTGATCCTCTAGTCAATTGCTAATGCACCACAAACTTTGTCATAGCGAAGCACTACAAGATAGCATCCCTAGTCCTATGCAGGAGGAGGTTGGCAGACTCCAAAATAACTATATAGAAAAAGCAACAGAGTTTCAGAACAATTGTGCAAATTTTGGATGTTAGAATATGTAAAGACTTGCATTTCACATCACCTACAGCTGCATACACCCAAAAATAAAGAGGTCAAATTTTCttcatatattttcaaaaagagATGCATCATTCATCGTCGTTAGTCCTTAAGTTTAAACCAGAACACTATATGAAGTAATCATCAATAATCATATAACAAAAGTGTGTTAGTGAAACAACAGAAATGTCAACAGTAACATGGTCTTTAACTGTCGTCACTTTCCAGCAAGAAAAATTCAGTCAATTTGTCCTCTCCTCTTGAAGGACCACGATATAAAAATAACTGTAAATTAATCTCACAAGTATAATGTCATTCAGCATGATCTCCAAAAATGTCAAAACTGCTAGGGATTTGTGTTTCGGGTGAAAGACTTACTCCagtaattttggtattttaatcaCTCTCAACAACAGAGGGTCATATCTGCAACATACCCTAGCAAGTAAGCAAAATTCCCAGATGAAAACTAATATAACCAGAAGATCATTTCTTTGATGTTGCCACCTCATTTGTACCAACCGGCGAGGAAATACCTCAGCACGAAACAGAGGCAGCATGCAATGGCCTGTGGAAAATAGATACAATTGCGCTTATGAGCCATATTCACAAATCAAATACCccttcacacacacacaaacatgcAAGGGATAACAGTGGACTGTCTCATGTGATGCATGCTTTAACAGCATGGAACCAGGTAAGAGTAACACCACGATCTGAAGAGTTCTCATTAGAAACatataatgctaaaaatcaccTGGAAAACAAGAAGAACGGTGCAAAGTGACTTTTCGGACATCCTTCCAAGTATTCTCAAAGTGAAATTAACAAGTGTCCCATCGTTTGTCCCAGTCAGTAGTCCACTCTTAGAATCGAACCTGATCAGTTAAAAAGATATGGCCAATATTACTGGAAAAAGTTTCACATACTCTTTGACAGTTTGTAGAGAATGAATCTAAAGGACACAGAAAGCTACCTAGGCAGGCGATGCCGTGGACATGGAACGAACCCAGAAAGCtgagaaaaaaataacacaagttAGATGCCTTGACCAGCAGAGTTCTAAATTATGCGccttatttttccctttttggtGGGGTGTGGCAGCGAAAAGTTTATTAGACCAAACCTGGGGGAGTGATAAGAGGAAGTTCAAAACTTGAGGAGCAAAGAAAATCAGGAGTGTTTCACTGCAACAAagatttcaaaatgaaaaaggaaaaccattATTAGGCAAAATATTAGCATAGTGATACAAGTAATATTCAAGCTTACTATACTTGAATTTgatcatgttgattaactctaCAAAACTGGCAGTGATCCAGCAGAAATGATAATGGGAGAAGAATGTAGGTTTAACTCAAAACTTATCAACGCAAagtttgaaattcaaaattctaGATTGCATGTATGTTGGAAACAGGCTCAAAACTGATCCAGAACTATTCAGAAATGTCAAACCGATTTTTCCAACGAATGAACCATGATTTTTCCATGCAGAAACAAGTCCCCAATTATTTTTAGGACTCCTCTCagacataattattaaaaatcgtAATTAGACGGTCCATGCAGAAATTTCAGTATGATCTTTCTCACCAATTGCAGCTAAGGCAGAGTACCTAAGGTCCAATTCCTTAACCACAATTTTCTCTAACATGAATAAAGATTTTAACTTCAAAGCCCCACTAAGTAGGAAGGGTCCTGGGAAACTGAGAGGAAAAGACATACTTGATGCTACTGAAGATATAAGTTATTAGTAGAAATTAAAAACTACCACCACACTGTTTCttagtttttctgtttttcctaCTACTGCATAATTTAAGATAAGAGAGCAACATCATGCTGGTggagaaaaacaagaaagaaaaagaaaaaagagagaagactCCAACTTTCTGAAGCACCTATAAGAGAATGTAAGTTAACACACCTAAAATGGCCTAAAATCCCGACTACAGCCATAGTCATCCCAGCAAAATAGGTGTAGGTATCTCCAACAAAAACTGAAGAAGGGTACCTATCATAAGCAAGTCAACAAAAAATGTCAAGACAAGTTACTTAAATTTGCAGGAAGAATGATCATAAGAGACTATGTAACAAGATGATGTATCACTACCAGTTAAAAGAAAGTAAAGCCAATGATGTCGCAAGTAACGGTTGAACTAAATAAATTGAGAATGCATGGGCCTGCTTTTGCTCAGGATCTGTGGATGCTCCAATTTGCATGATATTGTGTATCATAATCTGCAAATTGCTAAGATATGTTATTTTCTCTAACAAAGTTAAAATCCAACTGTTTTACTAGCATTTATGCTTACAGCAGATGCAATGACAACAGTTTGTCCAACTTCAAGTCCATTCAAACCAGCATGGATATTTATAGAGTTTGTGCAGAAAACTGCCAAAAGCCCCATATATAGTTTATATATCCATCCTGTGACATCAGAAAAATATTGGTAAGACAgactagaaaaataaatgactaaACAATCAAAATAACAACCAGCATTTCAAATGTGGAGAACATTGGCAAAGTCAGGGAGAACCTGCTTAACCCAGTCAAGAAGTAATAGCACTCTTTTTTTGGCACCCACCCAGGGTGGTGGCTAAGCACTCATTAAACTCATGCACACAATGCatgtaattttagaagttaagTGCATAATCATGAATGTAATCAAGCAGTTTAGCAGTAGATTCTTTCATGCTGTCTCACAATTTACTTGTTGTCACcctttaagagagagagagagggagagagagagagaattgtgtCTCTCCAAATGACCATACCAGCCCATTCATAGAAGGACCGATCAaccaaatatgtatatatattttttgataagtaatttatATTCATTCAAAGAGCAAAGAGATACAACCGTAGtacacaaggagtatacaagagaacccataaatcatagaaaaagaacataattctaaaaattcagaaaaattaaaaacagacAAATTATTGCATGCCACTCTCCATATATACGGGGATTGTAGCATCGTCTTCTTCATTTCTAGCAATCCATTCTCACGATCTTCAAAGCTCTTTTTGTTCCTctctctccaaagacaccatatTAAACACAAGTCTAGTAAATATAATATTCCAATGATATTCTCTCAAGATAGCCTTCCCGATCCTTTTtagtattgcttgtgcgaaggatGCCTCAGTTGCGGATAACGTGGAGATGTTGGGTGGGTCCATtcagtggaatgtgagtttttccagagaggctcatgattgggaggtggaggcctTTGCATCCTTTttccaggtgttacattctacTAGAGTAAGAAGAGGGTCGGAAGATAAGTTATGGTGGAACTCTTCCAAAAGAGGATCTTTCAAGGTCAagtatctctttttctctttggctTGTTCGGAAGGGAGGAGGTTTCCTTGGAAGAGGGTGTGGCGGACTCAGGCTCCCCCTAGGGCAGCGTTCTTTGTGTGGTTGGCAGCGTGGGGGAAAATTCTGACATTAGATAATCTCAGAAAGCGTAatgtgattgtggtgaacaGATGTTGGATGTGCAAGAAAAGTGaagagacggtggatcatcttcttcttcattgtgaggtggcgtctgctctgtggagtgccttttttggccgTTTTGGGTTATCATGGGTGATGCCTAGACGGGTTTTCGAGTTGCTAGCATGTTGGTGGTCTGCAGGAAGGGGGGGGAGTGCTGCagtctggaagatggtgcctatttgctttttttggtgtatatggagagagagaaataataggtgtttcGAGGATGTGGAGAGGTCTATTGAGGACACTTtagcctatttttttttttgataagtactttagcctattgtttccatactctTTATCTCTGGACTGTAGCTTATGTTTCTCCGGTTCCGCTTagctatgatgatttccttgtacgcttttccccttctagttaggtgttcctagttgtatacttccagtgtactttggggcgccctacgcttttaataatatcagtacttacctatcaaaaaaaaataatattccaaTGATTCCAAGAAAACACTTATTCTTTCAGTAATCACACTTTTCATGTGGCACACTTGCCATGTGCATCCCAATCATATTATTTTGCACAAGTACTTCAATATCAAAACACCAATCTACTATCATAATTGAGAAGAATTGTCCAATACTCTTCTTTTCCTAAATTCAATTCATTAAACATCCATTCTAATTGATTGTGTATTCTTTAAGGAATAGCCAAAACTAGGCTCATAGACAACCATAAACAATTTCCTTCAACAAAAATTAGCCCCACACTAAGAGTAGGATCATCAGTTAGATGGATGATTCTGGCATGCTTCCATATTTCAGCAAATTCTTCTGATATTGAATAATGAAGAATCTGATGCCTCATCCATTAGGAGGCCCCTTACATGTGTTTCaaacatctttaaaaaaaaaatgtgcttcaAACTTATAATATAGTTGATACTATGCTTCTTGAGAAAGAACCTAATAACATTGACTGCATCCTTTCTTCTACATGCTAGTTTAAATTGATGGATCTACTTTGGATTCTAACATACTATGCAATTATGTCAAGGCTCATGTTTACTGATTCAGTGAAATTCAggatatatatttcaattactaGCAGCAAGGCACATACTTCATGTTCTTTATTCCATGCTTGTGATTTTACCTGCCACTACACACTTCTTAGataaaaatatgtgaaatttcCATTGAAATAATAACTTCAATCTTTTCCCCTGGCTAGGTACTAACCAAACTTTCTTCCTGAACCTGAATTTGTATaaatgtcaacatttatatacCCACCAAAATTTGGAAGGACAACCCAAGATATTTaccacataaaaagaaaagaaaaaaactaatgtTTGAAGATAAGTTGATGgcaatagagagagagagagagagagagagagagagagagagtaaataACACAAACATTTGAATGGTATGTTTCTCTCTTTGTCATATTGTTTTTTCACATCAGAAATCATACCTAGATCAAGAATCTCTAGTCCAACATATGGAATAAGAGGTTTTGGTATAATAATTGTTGTATGCCCAGCATAGGCCATCAACAAAGGAAGAGCAGCAAATGATGGCAGTAGTAATTTCCTGCTCTTCACAAATCACAAGGAAGCACATAAGAAATACAATCCAGCACTAGTTCAAGAAGGATGCAATGAAATAAATGCTTAGGAAAAGGACAAAGATGACTGGATACTCACACTCTCCAAGGGGTATCAAGGACATCATCAACAAATCCAAGTAATGTCATGAAGCAGATGGATGCCAAAGCCGCATTGTACTCAACAAGCCACTGCATCATTGATGTGGTgaaaacatcaattttattCTAGTTAAGGCCTTTCGCAACTTATTAAAAAGATGTTAGTAATAAGGACATGATGAGTTAAGTTGAGCTTAAAATTAATCCAAGGAGTCCCGgtaagcataaaaataaataaaagctttgCACAAGtttatgaaatataattttttttcaaaagacaACAAACTTACGTTTGAATCTGATGTGAAGTTAAAATACTGAAATAAGATGGCCAAGACCAAGAAAACAATCCCAACAACAATACCCAACGACTCAGGCCtgcaaaaattacaaaatattgTCATCAAGGATACTAAGAGAACTTACATGGATGCACTAAGATTCAAAGGTATATGAATAAATGGaggaaaaaaacagaaaagaaaaaagaaaagagacaaaagaGAATACTAACAACATATACTCATAGCTTTGCTTGGACTTAGCATTTTTTTCCATGGCAAACTCGCTCCTATGGTTTACAAGACCTCAGAATCACAAATTGATTGATTACTTACAACATATACTCATAGCTTTGCTTGGAACTTAGCATTTTTTTCCATGGCAAACTCGCTCCTATGGTTTACAAGACCTCAGAATCACAAATTGATTGATTACTTAAGATCAGTTAAAGTTTATACTTGCAACTCCCCATACTATAAATAGCTGAAAACAGAATTATAATTGTCCACTCATAAACTCTTCTTTCCCAGTTGTTGGACCATTTGCAAGCACCGTCAAACTGAAACTGTGCAGCTCAGGTTTTCAGCTATCGTTTAATGAAAGAGAAATTAGAGAATGTATCAAaccaaaaaggagaagaaaaacatGAACACAAGTTCGATTTTAggataattacaaaaaattaatgaaCTCACGCACACACATTAAGTCAAATTCGGAACAAGGGTGAGGCATCTCATATAATTTCCAATAAACAAACAGTCTTAAAATGTtaagatgaaaacaaaatttgaacaattcaGATAAAAATACCAGTCTAGTACCTACCTACTGATAAGCAAACTGATACATACTCTATACAAACCATTACTGtcaattaaaaataactttAAACAAAGAGGACAAacaaaatcacacttttatttAACGAAGGCAACGAAAATTGAGAATCCAACAGAAACCCAGTTCATAAATTCGACAAAAAGGAAAATCTAACAGAAACAAGTCCACAAATTCAACGAAAAACTAGTTTAACACATACCTAGTTGACAAATTCAATCAAAAACCAAATCTACCACACACCCAGCTGACAAATTGAACTTAAAACCAAAATCTAACACATACCCAGATCATAATTCAATCAAAAACCACACGCAAACAACAggaaagacaacaaaaaaagataCACTCACACTCTGAGAGTGCCTCCAGGGGTACCCTTCTTGTTGATATCGTAGCCAAAGAGATTGCGCCTGATGACGTATCTGGAAGCCACGGGGATCAACTTAAGAGTGACGAAGAATCCCACGATGCTGAGCCCCGCATTTATGAGAATCGGCCTCTTTAGGTCCTGGTCGATCTTGTAGTGGTGGAAGATGAGGTACAAGTATGGACCCAATAGTAAGAGCGAGAGTTTCACAATGAAGCCGGACTTCACCTTTAGTGGCGCAGTGGGAGGCTCGGCTGGCGTGGGGTCTTGGGATTTCGGTTTCTCTTGGGGTTTGGGTTCTGTCGATGCGTCTGCCGAAGCTCTCTTGCGAGCTGCCAtggtactctctctctttctctctctctctctctctgtgaaagATTACTGTTTGTAGCTATTGGTCTTTTCCATTTCCAAAACTTTTTGGACACGGTCAGAATTAGaagttttcttcttctcttgcaTTGTCGACTTGTCGTCATTTGGGCGAATCATATCTTGCCATGTCCTCCATTGGATGGGTCCCAAGTTCAATTCCTGCCACATCAGCAatctgtcttttgttttttttttttttcttccgaCCTAAGttctcataaaaatatttttaagatttttccCGAAGGAAAGCTAAATCCAACCTTTTACTTCAAGCGACATGTATTCAATTTAGCTCCACCAACTCACAACTGTGTTATTTGGATACACAAAATTATAGATAGCGTTTTCTATCAAATTATGTTGGAAGAATTTCATTAAacttaatatataaaaatagcATATGTCTGTTTGCATATGAGATGTacatacattttaaaataacatgtgagaattacatattttttaatcaattttgttattgctattaaaaatgcatgtacttctcacatgcAAATGAATACATGGCATTTCTATAGACAGAGTTGAACGAAGTTCTTCTAACCTAATTTCGAGGAATACTTTGTCCCAAAATTATCACAAATGAATAGtagtagtaataataataataataataataacaacttatctttaaaaaaatctttgaaataGGAGTAGCCGAACCACTCCATATACTGTCAAGTATCAATTAACTTGTCAAAATGGAAGACAGAAAAGGGGGTTGGTTTATCATAAATGAATAGTATGATGATTTACACTTTATGCACTCCAATATGTGTTACCCTTATCACTTTTTTTAAACcaacaatttctttcaaaatactATTTAAATGGAAGTTTTAATCTAATAATGTGTTATGAATATTGTATTATacctattttttccttttctttttattcttaaaCTAGGACAATGATACCTCTCCACTCGttcttttatgtaagttttttttaatatagtaaAGTTTTACGAGGAGTCACATATTacttgtgttaaaaaaaataaaaaatagaacttttgtAAAACCTTATGCTCCTAACAAAAGACGTTATTTGAGTGAAGAGTTATTTTACtagaatattttcatatttccaAAAGTTACTAATATTAAAAACATAGATACCTTTTTGGAtaagaactttttttaaaatgaatcaaCACACAAGCTAGAATATTTAAATTTCTTCAAGCTTCTCAAGCTATTCAATAGTATAGTGATTCAAGGATTTAATCCCAATAAATAGTTTTTGTAATTGACCTCCAAATTTGAGAATGTTTAGAGTGGGAGAAAGACGATGACTAGGAAAAGTATGGCAAAACTTATGCTAGTGGAGTTGATTATTTTCATAATACTCAAAGTTCGTGCTAATGACCATACCCTTCTCTCTtccactcccactcccactcccCTACCAACGAGCCTTCATCTCTTCCAACTTGATAATGAGGGCATGACTCATATCTATCGTTGCCTTGGAAGCACAATTGAAGAATGGAAAAAAGGACAGTTGACGAAGGTGTCTATcggtaattttctttttgaatgcCTTTTTAAGGACCCAATACATCGTAAAGATCTTCCCATGAAACTTGATGAAATTAAGTTGGAGTGCATGTATTATTGTCGCTTGGAATTTGAAACTAATTACCTCCAGTATATAGCATGTTTGGTAAACCAATATGAAGAGCTTATCAAGAAGGATTAAGTCTCTATATCAAGAGAACTCGTTTTACAAAATATCTTTTCCCCTCTCTCCTCTTACTGAAGACAACCTCTCCTTTCCGGCAGCCTATGGGGGAGGGAGCTACGGCTCCCTCCttccttcctttttcatttcttctcCTCTGTTAATTTCTGCTACTTTTTGCACCTCTTTGGAGGTCCTATCCACCTCTTTGGAGGTCCTATCCGCCTCTTTGGAAGCCATATCCGCATCTTCGGAGGACTTACCTTTGTCAAGCAACTCCATCAGCCCATTCAGCCGCTCGGTTTCAGCCTCCAACTGTTGTCCTCAGCCTCGGATCTGCTACCTTTCTaaagattttagttttaattttttaaacattagatcTGTCATTTTCAGGAAGCCATATCCACAAAAGTCTTTGTCCGGCCACCACAAGACGGTACGTGGCCCCCATACGCCCAATAGTAGATCTTACTCGTGGGAGCATGAACACCACGCGCCGCCATGCTGCGGCTTCCTTCGTCCCTCCTCTCAATTGTCTGCTGTTTTCGCCACTGATGTTGctgttttgtccttttttttttctttttttttctttcttttttttttctgctttttgtcTTATTTTCCTGTTTGTATTTACTGTATTCTTTTATGGTGTGGCCGATTGTTGGTGACCCAGATATGGCCTTTTGCATCGCGGGTTCTGTTTTGCTTGCAAAGATTTCTAcggatttctttgttttgcctttGATAGCAGTCCTTTGTGGCTGCATTGGTACTCTTATAGGGCCGGGTCATTTTTTTGACCCATTCCCTCTTGTTACCTTGcttggttttcatttttcttgtttttgctttgcaatttggtttggtttgggctGTTGTTTGGGTTGGCCACCCTCCTTGTAatttccctttcccttttcccttatttgctt
Above is a genomic segment from Corylus avellana chromosome ca9, CavTom2PMs-1.0 containing:
- the LOC132191815 gene encoding uncharacterized protein LOC132191815, which produces MAARKRASADASTEPKPQEKPKSQDPTPAEPPTAPLKVKSGFIVKLSLLLLGPYLYLIFHHYKIDQDLKRPILINAGLSIVGFFVTLKLIPVASRYVIRRNLFGYDINKKGTPGGTLRVPESLGIVVGIVFLVLAILFQYFNFTSDSNWLVEYNAALASICFMTLLGFVDDVLDTPWRVKLLLPSFAALPLLMAYAGHTTIIIPKPLIPYVGLEILDLGWIYKLYMGLLAVFCTNSINIHAGLNGLEVGQTVVIASAIMIHNIMQIGASTDPEQKQAHAFSIYLVQPLLATSLALLSFNWYPSSVFVGDTYTYFAGMTMAVVGILGHFSETLLIFFAPQVLNFLLSLPQLSGFVPCPRHRLPRFDSKSGLLTGTNDGTLVNFTLRILGRMSEKSLCTVLLVFQAIACCLCFVLRYFLAGWYK